One genomic region from Vanacampus margaritifer isolate UIUO_Vmar chromosome 2, RoL_Vmar_1.0, whole genome shotgun sequence encodes:
- the LOC144044243 gene encoding prostaglandin E2 receptor EP1 subtype-like — protein sequence MLAMQRQNSSGIFAPLPPSNDSSVVQKPEVGRIFRNITQSQTTPTAAGITMTLGIVFNIVALIILAKAYKRFRRRSKATFLLFASSLVATDLAGHVINGALVLRRYSEGTRNLAEPASSFRGHLINDPDAPCLLLGCCMVFFGLCPLFLGCAMAAERCLGVTRPLLHAHLVTNARTKMALALIWLLALCVALLPFFSLGAYTYQYPGTWCFIRVMEGTRATDLAFVTLFSGMALSSLAVAFVCNTISGITLVRAKMKKKSSSQRSSARSHDTEMVVQLIGIMVASCICWSPLLVFGLMSATRSYSGSLGPDRDTYRALMVTGVRMATCNQILDPWVYILLRRAILKKIYRITKRQASLRGSMLRSFRLDASSFQNSEKNNAKF from the exons ATGTTGGCAATGCAGCGCCAAAACTCCTCGGGCATTTTTGCCCCCCTGCCGCCCTCCAACGACAGCTCGGTGGTGCAGAAGCCAGAAGTGGGACGCATATTCCGTAACATCACCCAATCACAAACTACTCCCACAGCTGCCGGCATCACCATGACACTTGGAATTGTGTTCAATATAGTGGCGCTTATCATTCTGGCCAAAGCCTACAAGCGCTTTCGGCGGAGGTCAAAGGCCACCTTTCTTCTCTTTGCCAGCTCTCTGGTGGCGACAGATCTGGCTGGGCATGTCATCAATGGAGCCTTGGTGCTCAGAAGATACTCAGAAGGGACTAGGAACTTGGCCGAGCCTGCCTCCAGCTTTCGAGGCCATCTCATAAACGATCCAGATGCCCCCTGTCTGTTGTTGGGCTGTTGCATGGTGTTTTTCGGCTTGTGCCCGCTCTTCCTCGGCTGCGCTATGGCCGCTGAGCGATGCTTGGGTGTCACCAGGCCTTTGCTGCATGCTCATTTGGTCACAAACGCACGGACCAAGATGGCACTAGCTCTCATCTGGCTGTTGGCGTTATGTGTCGCCCTGCTGCCGTTTTTCAGCTTGGGAGCATACACTTACCAGTACCCGGGCACGTGGTGCTTTATCAGGGTGATGGAGGGCACTCGAGCCACAGATCTGGCCTTTGTTACGCTGTTCTCTGGGATGGCATTGAGCTCGCTGGCTGTGGCCTTTGTGTGTAACACCATTAGCGGGATTACGCTAGTCAGAgcaaagatgaagaagaagtccAGTTCACAGCGCAGCTCGGCCCGGTCCCACGACACTGAGATGGTAGTCCAGCTGATTGGCATCATGGTCGCCTCCTGCATCTGCTGGAGCCCTCTGCTG GTTTTTGGACTTATGTCAGCCACCCGGTCCTACAGCGGCTCCCTGGGTCCTGACAGGGACACTTACAGGGCCTTAATGGTAACCGGTGTTAGGATGGCTACCTGTAACCAGATCCTGGACCCATGGGTCTATATCTTGCTGCGGCGGGCCATCCTCAAGAAGATCTACAGGATTACTAAAAGGCAAGCCAGTTTGAGGGGAAGTATGCTTCGCTCTTTCCGCTTGGATGCCAGCTCCTTTCAGaactcagaaaaaaacaatgccaAGTTTTAA